The Chitinophagales bacterium genomic interval TGCATGCCCTGCATACTGCGTATAGCGAATAGTAAAATCGTATTGCACATAATCTAAGTAGCGCGCAATTTTTTCGGGAATACCTTCTTTGCGTGCCACTCCCGAAATGGGATTCACCACAAACAATATTTTCTTTTTGGAGCTTTTTTCCATTCCTAATTGTGCAATAAGTATATACCGAGCATAATGCTTAAAAAGCCTTTAAACTCAAGTCTAACGCTACACTGGAGTGTGTGAGCGCTCCTACCGAAATAAAATCCACACCGGTTTCTGCATAAGGTCTAATTGTTTCTAAAGTAACGCCTCCACTAATTTCGGTCTCGTACTTCCCTGCCACAATCTTTACTGCTTCGGCAGCTTCGTCCGGCAAAAAATTATCGAACATAATTCGGTGAATATTTCCTTTTGCCACAATGGCTTTAATATCATCTAAAGTTCTGGCTTCTACTTCTACTTTCAAATTCAACCCATTTTCTCTCTGGTAATTTGAAACAGCGTCAATTGCTTTATCTATTCCTCCACAAAAATCAATATGGTTGTCTTTCAACATAATCATATCGTATAAACCAAAGCGGTGATTATAGCCGCCACCAATACGTACCGCCCATTTTTCGAAATAGCGGAGCACAGGGGTTGTTTTGCGCGTGTCTAAAATCTTGCAGTTGGTATGGCTTACGGCATCCACAAATTTTTTGGTATGGGTTGCTATGCCGCTCATGCGCTGCATGTAATTCAACAATACTCTTTCGGCTCTTAAAATAGATTTTACTTCCCCATATACTCTAAATGCCACACTGCCTTTTTTTAGAATGGCTCCATCTTCAAGTATATTTTCAAACAATAAATTTTCATCTACCAAACGGCAAACTTCTTTTGCCACTTCTACTCCGGCTAATACACCATCTGCTTTCACCAAAAGTTGTGCTCTGCCTTCTTTTGCCATTGGAATGGCTGCCAACGAAGAATGGTCGCCCGGGGGAATAATGCCGTGAGGGTCAATAATATCTTCATCTAATGCCTGCTGAATAAGCCGACTATACATTTCAATCATGCAAATTGGAGTTTATTCTTCTATTCTTAATTCTCGTACGGTAAGCACTCCGTTTACTACTTTTCCATAAATGTAAGTGCTGTAATTGCCTGCTGCGGTTTGCAGTGTTCCCACAAAGTATTTTGAACCTTCGGGTGAAGTGCCCTGGTGCTTTAACTCAAATCCCTTTATATCTTTTTTGCTGAAAAACTCACGCAATACAACCTCTGCCTGTGCTTTGCTGTATGCCGAAGATTTGCTGGGCAAAGTAAATTCTATGCTAGATTCAAAATGCTTGGCTACTGCCGATGCATTTCCGGCTTTTAATCCGGCCAATAAGGCTTCGGAATTTTGTGCATGAGCCGCAAATAAAAACAGCATTGCTGCTGCCATAAATATGGTCTTCATAATAAGCGTTGAAGATAAATACGTTTTCATTGAAATGAAAAGTTTATTGTGAACATTGATGTGTGCAGCTACTCGAAGTTTAATTGGCAATATAGCACATGTTATCCGCGCGGGTGGGCTTGCTTGTGAACTTTCTTAAGTTTTTCGATGGTATTGTGGGTGTACACCTGCGTGGCTGCAAGGTTAGCATGACCCAGCATTTCCTTAACGGCATTTATTTCTGCACCTTCATTTAGCAAATGGGTGGCAAAGGAATGGCGCAAAATATGTGGGCTTTTCTTCTCCAAAGTAGTAACG includes:
- the nadC gene encoding carboxylating nicotinate-nucleotide diphosphorylase, encoding MIEMYSRLIQQALDEDIIDPHGIIPPGDHSSLAAIPMAKEGRAQLLVKADGVLAGVEVAKEVCRLVDENLLFENILEDGAILKKGSVAFRVYGEVKSILRAERVLLNYMQRMSGIATHTKKFVDAVSHTNCKILDTRKTTPVLRYFEKWAVRIGGGYNHRFGLYDMIMLKDNHIDFCGGIDKAIDAVSNYQRENGLNLKVEVEARTLDDIKAIVAKGNIHRIMFDNFLPDEAAEAVKIVAGKYETEISGGVTLETIRPYAETGVDFISVGALTHSSVALDLSLKAF
- a CDS encoding DUF4783 domain-containing protein translates to MKTYLSSTLIMKTIFMAAAMLFLFAAHAQNSEALLAGLKAGNASAVAKHFESSIEFTLPSKSSAYSKAQAEVVLREFFSKKDIKGFELKHQGTSPEGSKYFVGTLQTAAGNYSTYIYGKVVNGVLTVRELRIEE